From a single Rhodococcus qingshengii JCM 15477 genomic region:
- a CDS encoding MFS transporter, with amino-acid sequence MKSKLLIPVLALGVFGIITTEMGIIGVLPQISEKFGITASTAGWLVGVFALVVAVTGPFTTLITSGINRRTVLLVAIAVFAVSNVVYATTSSFEVMFAFRIIPAVVHPVFFAVALASAVRLVSPEQATAAVTKVFAGVTVGFAFGVPLTSYLAENFSVSTAFVFGAVVNVLAFLGIVVLLPSAPVTQRLSYGAQVGILRRPRVWLTILSVTFVFAAMFSVYGYFAEYLGEVTGMSGSWISAMLLAFGVVMIFGNFVFGALLAKGVVRTVVAFPLLYIVVYVMLYLAGPYFGAMVVAVLVWGVVHSGGLVVSQSWMGRDAVDAPEFGNSLFISFSNLGITLGTAVGGLFLAHFETRQLVWAGVLFAILALLVTGVRLSLRHAHSENGVSVPV; translated from the coding sequence GTGAAGTCGAAATTGTTGATACCGGTTCTGGCGTTGGGTGTATTCGGAATCATCACTACGGAGATGGGCATTATAGGGGTTCTGCCTCAGATCAGCGAAAAGTTCGGTATCACCGCGTCGACTGCCGGATGGTTGGTCGGTGTGTTTGCACTCGTCGTGGCGGTGACCGGTCCGTTCACAACGCTGATCACCTCGGGAATCAACAGGAGAACCGTTCTGTTGGTGGCGATTGCAGTCTTTGCGGTCTCCAATGTGGTGTATGCGACCACATCGAGTTTCGAGGTGATGTTTGCATTTCGGATCATCCCCGCCGTGGTTCATCCGGTCTTCTTCGCTGTCGCGCTTGCAAGTGCGGTTCGTCTGGTATCGCCGGAACAGGCGACCGCCGCGGTGACCAAGGTATTTGCAGGCGTCACAGTCGGATTCGCGTTCGGCGTGCCCTTGACGTCCTATTTGGCCGAGAACTTTTCGGTGTCGACAGCATTCGTGTTCGGCGCCGTGGTCAACGTTCTCGCGTTTCTCGGGATTGTCGTACTTCTGCCCTCGGCTCCTGTGACACAACGCCTGTCGTACGGTGCACAGGTCGGGATACTTCGCCGGCCGCGCGTGTGGTTGACCATTCTTTCCGTCACCTTCGTCTTCGCAGCCATGTTCTCGGTGTACGGATACTTTGCCGAATACCTCGGCGAAGTGACCGGCATGAGCGGATCGTGGATCAGCGCGATGCTCTTGGCTTTCGGTGTCGTGATGATCTTCGGCAACTTCGTCTTCGGGGCTCTGCTCGCCAAGGGGGTGGTGCGCACGGTTGTGGCATTTCCCTTGCTGTACATCGTCGTCTACGTGATGCTCTATCTGGCGGGCCCGTACTTCGGCGCGATGGTTGTAGCCGTGTTGGTTTGGGGTGTAGTGCATTCCGGTGGACTGGTGGTTTCGCAGAGCTGGATGGGGCGAGACGCAGTCGACGCGCCTGAATTCGGCAACAGCCTTTTCATCTCGTTCTCCAACCTGGGGATCACGCTCGGCACTGCGGTCGGTGGACTGTTTCTCGCGCATTTCGAAACCCGCCAATTAGTCTGGGCTGGAGTATTGTTCGCGATCCTGGCGCTGCTGGTGACAGGTGTTCGACTCTCGCTCAGGCACGCTCACAGCGAGAACGGTGTCAGTGTACCGGTGTAG
- a CDS encoding ArsR/SmtB family transcription factor, producing the protein MDALAIFKALSNPTRLQIMEWLAHPAKYFDEDSYTQQDLGFHIGVCVGDIQGRSGLAQSVISGYLQGMKDVGLLESERIGKWTYYRRNESVIGEFREFVREKL; encoded by the coding sequence ATGGATGCTTTGGCGATCTTCAAGGCGCTGTCCAACCCGACTCGCCTGCAGATCATGGAGTGGCTCGCGCACCCGGCGAAGTATTTCGACGAGGACTCGTATACGCAGCAGGATCTCGGGTTTCACATCGGAGTCTGTGTCGGTGACATTCAGGGGCGATCGGGACTTGCCCAGTCGGTGATCTCGGGGTATCTGCAGGGCATGAAAGACGTGGGTCTGCTCGAGTCCGAGCGCATCGGGAAGTGGACGTATTACCGACGAAACGAATCCGTGATCGGCGAGTTCAGGGAATTCGTTCGCGAAAAGCTGTAG
- a CDS encoding ATP-binding protein codes for MASAVRSEADQRVVGNLPLELTSFVGRRRELADARRLFETSRLLTLTGIGGVGKTRLAIRLAGALQRVFRDGAWLVELGEQTDSDLLEDHVAVTLGVRSVSSADPLQALIDYCADRSLLLVLDNCEHLVDAVAVFVGAILRRCAGVKILATSRESLGLGGEVTMRVPSLTTPQQQPPEFEGIAQYESVSLFTERAASVVPGFTLTEENKRAVAHICHDLDGLPLPIELAAARLRGMSAEQIMNRLSDRYRLLTTGGRDVPSRQQTLRLSIDWSYDLCSPTEQQLWGRLSVFSGGFDLDAAEGVCGQDMNSTEVLDLVTALVEKSILIREETDGDVRYHLLDLLREYGHEKLESAGEYSALRRSHRDWFEALVVHAEAEWISGRQAAWIARLGREQRNVNDALEYSISTAGEARSATRMVGALYRFWLAGGLLVQARYWTDRALNAEDRELDPFRVDVLAIDAVNHAMQGELERAEELVDESWRLANDLADVRSRGLATWGDGYVDTFRGNFDTATAKLESALTLFRLDKNLLHVVVGLDTLGVAYFLSGALDRSVECNEEILAITVPADEMMFQAFALGTLGLVSWLRGELDAASDYLTRSLRILDAPMNSAWCIEPLAWIAAAQRDWKHAAVLLGAAAMYWQKVGGRLAGLPGLSAHHDTAAETARKAMGDDAFDKSFRSGFAMSEGEAVAYALDKRSSVTTASSAEGPHLTPREQQVAELVAQGLTNRAIAEHLVISLRTAQGHVEHVLTKLGFSSRAQIAAWYVSTAQERDSREVNGSAGRS; via the coding sequence ATGGCATCCGCTGTGCGCTCAGAAGCCGACCAGCGAGTTGTCGGCAACCTGCCCTTGGAGCTGACGAGTTTCGTCGGTCGTCGGCGTGAGTTGGCCGACGCCAGGAGATTGTTCGAGACGTCCCGTTTGTTGACACTCACCGGGATCGGTGGCGTGGGCAAGACACGGCTCGCGATCCGACTTGCGGGCGCGTTGCAAAGGGTGTTTCGAGACGGTGCCTGGTTGGTGGAACTGGGGGAGCAGACAGATTCGGATCTCCTCGAAGATCATGTCGCCGTGACCCTTGGTGTCCGGTCGGTCTCGTCGGCGGACCCGCTGCAGGCATTGATCGACTACTGCGCCGATCGGAGTCTGCTGTTGGTGCTCGACAACTGTGAACATCTGGTCGATGCCGTCGCTGTGTTCGTAGGCGCGATCCTACGGCGATGTGCCGGCGTCAAGATCCTGGCGACGAGCCGCGAATCGCTGGGCCTGGGCGGTGAGGTGACGATGCGCGTTCCCTCACTCACCACACCGCAGCAACAGCCGCCCGAATTCGAGGGAATTGCCCAGTACGAATCGGTGTCGTTGTTCACCGAGCGTGCGGCTTCCGTCGTACCTGGTTTCACCCTCACCGAGGAGAACAAGCGCGCCGTTGCGCATATCTGTCACGACTTGGATGGACTCCCACTTCCGATCGAACTGGCGGCAGCTCGCCTGCGTGGTATGTCTGCTGAGCAGATCATGAACAGGCTCTCGGATCGATACCGACTTCTTACAACGGGTGGACGTGACGTTCCGAGTCGTCAACAGACGCTGCGATTGTCGATCGATTGGAGTTACGACCTCTGCTCGCCAACCGAACAGCAGTTGTGGGGGAGGTTGTCGGTGTTCTCGGGTGGGTTCGACCTCGACGCCGCTGAGGGCGTGTGTGGGCAGGACATGAATTCGACCGAAGTGCTCGATCTCGTCACCGCGTTGGTCGAGAAGTCCATCCTGATTCGTGAGGAAACCGACGGGGATGTTCGGTACCACCTCCTCGACCTACTCCGGGAGTACGGACATGAAAAGTTGGAGTCCGCCGGTGAGTATTCCGCTCTGCGTCGAAGCCATCGTGATTGGTTCGAGGCACTGGTCGTTCATGCGGAAGCCGAGTGGATCAGTGGCCGGCAAGCTGCCTGGATCGCAAGGCTCGGTCGTGAACAGCGCAACGTCAACGATGCGTTGGAGTACTCGATTTCCACTGCCGGAGAGGCGCGATCTGCAACGCGAATGGTCGGTGCGTTGTACAGATTCTGGCTTGCAGGTGGATTACTTGTGCAGGCGCGTTACTGGACGGATCGAGCCTTGAATGCAGAGGATCGAGAGCTGGATCCGTTCCGAGTGGATGTCTTGGCCATCGACGCCGTGAATCACGCGATGCAGGGGGAACTCGAACGGGCAGAAGAGTTGGTCGACGAGAGTTGGCGCCTGGCAAACGACTTGGCGGATGTGCGCTCGCGCGGCTTGGCGACGTGGGGAGACGGATACGTCGATACCTTCAGAGGTAACTTCGATACCGCTACGGCCAAGCTGGAATCCGCGTTGACGCTGTTTCGACTCGACAAGAATCTGCTGCATGTGGTGGTCGGCCTGGACACCTTGGGAGTCGCGTACTTCCTGTCCGGCGCTCTTGATCGCTCTGTGGAGTGCAACGAAGAGATTCTCGCGATCACCGTGCCCGCCGACGAGATGATGTTCCAGGCATTTGCGCTGGGAACTCTCGGGCTCGTGAGCTGGCTCCGAGGTGAATTGGATGCCGCAAGTGACTATTTGACTCGAAGTCTGAGAATTCTCGATGCCCCGATGAACTCGGCGTGGTGTATCGAGCCGTTGGCGTGGATTGCTGCAGCGCAACGTGATTGGAAGCATGCAGCGGTTCTGCTCGGCGCGGCAGCCATGTATTGGCAGAAGGTCGGGGGACGGCTGGCGGGCCTGCCGGGTTTGTCAGCTCATCACGACACTGCTGCAGAGACTGCTCGCAAAGCCATGGGTGACGATGCTTTCGACAAGTCGTTTCGCAGCGGGTTTGCGATGTCCGAGGGTGAAGCTGTCGCATATGCGCTCGACAAGCGCTCCAGTGTCACGACTGCGTCGTCGGCTGAAGGGCCTCACCTCACTCCTCGTGAGCAGCAAGTTGCGGAACTGGTTGCCCAAGGGTTGACCAATCGCGCGATTGCGGAGCACTTGGTAATCTCGCTGCGCACCGCTCAGGGACACGTGGAACACGTACTGACAAAACTGGGATTCAGTTCCAGAGCGCAGATCGCAGCGTGGTACGTCTCGACCGCGCAGGAGCGTGACTCGCGTGAGGTCAATGGTTCAGCAGGCCGGAGTTGA
- a CDS encoding GntR family transcriptional regulator produces MPPRRRSVLLTQLVIDAPGSPQQTILDELRRVILSGSAPPGTPIPLGDVADVFGVSRIPVRESLKTLVGESLVDHRHQFGYTVAQLTPAELREMYIVRETLESAALAVAVEQATEEDHEHAVEVNSRLEIALRYDDSQSYHCESRNFHLALTRPSQMLRLLHMFEAAWNITEPVQPMVHVAGVDRQVLHSDHTAMLDAFLRRDASALLSASEIHHRRLDTVIATLPTDTGLLAEKDIPIAQ; encoded by the coding sequence ATGCCGCCGCGCCGTAGATCGGTACTGCTGACGCAACTGGTAATCGATGCTCCCGGAAGTCCACAACAAACGATCCTCGACGAACTGCGGCGAGTGATTCTGTCGGGTTCGGCGCCTCCGGGTACCCCGATTCCTCTCGGCGACGTGGCTGATGTGTTCGGTGTCAGTCGAATACCTGTGCGGGAATCACTGAAAACACTGGTCGGAGAGTCCTTGGTCGACCATCGACATCAATTCGGCTACACCGTTGCTCAGCTGACGCCGGCAGAACTGCGAGAGATGTACATCGTCCGCGAAACTCTCGAATCAGCTGCATTGGCCGTCGCCGTCGAGCAGGCAACCGAAGAGGATCACGAACACGCCGTCGAGGTGAACTCCCGTTTGGAGATCGCATTGCGCTACGACGACTCTCAGTCCTATCACTGCGAGAGCCGAAACTTTCATCTCGCACTGACCCGACCGTCTCAGATGCTTCGACTTCTGCACATGTTCGAAGCTGCCTGGAACATCACCGAACCAGTACAGCCGATGGTCCATGTTGCCGGCGTCGATCGCCAGGTTCTGCACTCCGATCACACCGCGATGCTGGACGCATTCCTGCGTCGGGACGCATCCGCACTTCTGAGCGCTTCCGAAATCCATCATCGCCGACTCGATACCGTGATCGCGACTCTACCGACAGACACCGGTCTATTGGCCGAAAAAGATATACCGATCGCGCAATAG
- a CDS encoding NCS1 family nucleobase:cation symporter-1: MTDILPSRTTTTPTPPKESGSGDLVEAAGHPVGSGLIKPGYDPRLTNEDLAPLRKQTWSSYNIFAFWMSDVHSVGGYVTAGSLFALGLASWQVLVALLVGITIVYFFCNLVAKPSQVTGVPYPVICRSVFGVLGANIPAIIRGLIAVAWYGIQTFLASAALDVVLIKLFPSLAPYAVVEDYGFAGLSALGWGSFMLLWVLQACVFWRGMESIRRFIDFCGPAVYVVMFMLCGYLIYKAGWSAIDLTLGDVKYSGFDAVPVMLGAIALVVSYFSGPMLNFGDFSRYGKSFAAVKKGNFLGLPLNFLVFSVLVVVTASLTLPVYGELITDPVATVARIDSTFAIVLGALTFTIATIGINIVANFISPAFDFSNVSPQKISWRAGGMIAAIGSILITPWNLYNNPDVIHYTLETLGAFIGPLFGILIADYYLVRKQKVIVDELFSMSPTGTYWYSKGYNPAAVIATVVGAVVAMVPVLGKDLTGMYTAAQYSWFIGCGLGFTVYYLLAARSSSAVRNASSPDTVTVD, translated from the coding sequence ATGACCGACATTCTTCCGTCCCGAACGACCACTACCCCCACTCCCCCAAAGGAAAGCGGATCGGGTGACCTTGTCGAAGCCGCGGGTCACCCTGTCGGAAGCGGCCTGATCAAGCCGGGCTACGACCCTCGTTTGACCAACGAGGACTTGGCGCCGCTTCGCAAGCAGACCTGGTCGTCGTACAACATCTTCGCCTTCTGGATGTCCGACGTACACAGCGTCGGCGGATATGTCACTGCCGGTAGTCTTTTCGCACTGGGATTGGCCAGCTGGCAAGTACTCGTCGCCCTGCTGGTCGGTATCACGATCGTCTACTTCTTCTGCAATCTCGTCGCCAAGCCCAGCCAAGTTACCGGCGTGCCGTATCCGGTGATCTGCCGCAGCGTGTTCGGCGTCCTCGGCGCGAACATCCCGGCAATCATTCGTGGCCTGATTGCCGTGGCTTGGTATGGAATTCAAACCTTCCTCGCTTCAGCAGCCCTCGATGTCGTACTGATCAAACTCTTTCCGTCACTCGCGCCCTATGCCGTCGTCGAAGACTACGGATTCGCCGGACTCTCCGCACTGGGCTGGGGAAGTTTCATGCTCCTGTGGGTACTTCAGGCCTGTGTCTTCTGGCGAGGCATGGAATCGATCCGCCGCTTCATCGACTTCTGCGGGCCGGCTGTGTATGTCGTGATGTTCATGCTGTGCGGCTACCTGATCTACAAGGCAGGCTGGAGCGCCATCGATCTCACGCTCGGCGACGTCAAGTACTCGGGTTTCGACGCCGTGCCGGTCATGCTCGGTGCGATCGCTCTGGTTGTCTCGTACTTCTCCGGACCGATGCTCAATTTCGGCGACTTCTCCCGCTACGGAAAGTCGTTCGCTGCCGTCAAGAAGGGCAACTTCCTCGGTTTGCCGTTGAACTTCCTCGTATTCTCGGTGTTGGTCGTCGTCACTGCATCGTTGACGCTGCCGGTGTACGGCGAACTGATCACCGATCCCGTTGCGACCGTTGCACGAATCGACAGCACCTTCGCCATCGTTCTCGGCGCACTCACCTTCACCATCGCCACGATCGGCATCAACATCGTGGCCAACTTCATTTCCCCGGCCTTCGACTTCTCCAACGTGAGTCCGCAGAAGATCAGCTGGCGCGCCGGCGGAATGATCGCAGCGATCGGCTCGATCCTCATCACGCCGTGGAACTTGTACAACAATCCGGACGTCATTCACTACACACTCGAAACCCTCGGAGCCTTCATCGGTCCGCTGTTCGGAATTCTGATTGCCGACTACTACCTCGTGCGCAAGCAGAAGGTCATCGTCGACGAACTGTTCAGCATGTCGCCGACCGGAACCTACTGGTACAGCAAGGGATACAACCCTGCTGCAGTGATCGCCACCGTGGTGGGAGCCGTCGTCGCGATGGTCCCGGTCCTGGGCAAGGACCTCACCGGGATGTACACCGCAGCGCAGTACAGCTGGTTCATCGGTTGTGGGCTCGGATTCACCGTCTATTACCTACTCGCCGCGCGCTCTTCCTCAGCTGTCCGGAATGCTTCCTCTCCCGACACTGTGACGGTCGACTGA
- a CDS encoding MerR family transcriptional regulator: MTEYRIDDLARAAGTTSRNVRAYQERGLLPPPEKRGRVGIYGDAHLERLKLIDTLLQRGFTTAHIDDFITGWESGKDLTEVLGLQHAVTEPWSRSDTVSIEMAVVREFLGGDADGQLDRLVDLGLVQIEGENCVFTDPALLSGFSSLLDYGFTLDQLVDVHEKLHNAVDGIAKDLIQAAKDRIVDQHGVGWLPEGDEVAGTAEMLQTMRELGVASVHSALARALDANLQRELGDYLAAAIGSRSDADESD, translated from the coding sequence GTGACCGAGTACCGCATCGACGATCTAGCGCGCGCTGCGGGCACCACCTCGCGGAATGTACGGGCATATCAGGAACGTGGATTGCTTCCTCCGCCGGAGAAGCGTGGGCGGGTAGGCATCTACGGCGACGCGCACCTCGAACGCCTCAAGCTGATCGACACGCTTCTTCAACGAGGTTTCACCACTGCGCATATCGACGACTTCATCACCGGGTGGGAAAGCGGGAAAGACCTGACAGAGGTGCTGGGTCTGCAGCACGCGGTCACCGAACCATGGTCCCGCAGCGACACCGTGAGTATCGAGATGGCCGTCGTACGCGAGTTTCTCGGGGGAGATGCAGATGGTCAACTGGATCGTCTCGTAGATCTCGGACTGGTACAGATCGAAGGAGAGAACTGCGTTTTCACCGATCCTGCTTTGCTCAGCGGATTTTCGAGTCTCCTCGACTACGGTTTCACTCTCGATCAACTGGTCGATGTGCACGAAAAGCTTCACAACGCTGTGGACGGGATCGCCAAAGACCTGATTCAGGCGGCGAAGGATCGCATCGTCGATCAGCACGGGGTCGGTTGGCTCCCGGAGGGCGACGAGGTTGCCGGAACAGCCGAGATGCTCCAGACGATGCGTGAACTCGGTGTGGCGTCGGTACATTCGGCACTGGCCCGGGCACTCGACGCGAACCTTCAGCGTGAACTCGGCGACTATCTTGCCGCTGCGATCGGCTCGCGGAGCGACGCCGACGAGTCCGACTAG
- a CDS encoding class I SAM-dependent methyltransferase has translation MSRGFDELVAEAESASVDGWDFSWLDGRATEQRPSWGYQRLMGERLGRAGAALDIQTGGGEVLAAAPSLPPVMAATESWPPNIAKATALLRPRGVVVVADQDEPPLPFADSAFDLVTSRHPATVWWTEIARVLEPGGTYFAQHVGHASVFELVEYFLGPQPQARRGRHHEDETADAIAAGLTVVDLRFERLRMEFFDIGAVVYFLRKVIWMVPGFTVAQYRDRLRELDQQIRRDGSFVAHSSRFLIEARKS, from the coding sequence ATGTCACGAGGTTTCGACGAACTTGTCGCCGAAGCGGAATCCGCCTCCGTCGACGGGTGGGATTTCTCGTGGCTCGACGGACGCGCCACGGAGCAGCGTCCGTCGTGGGGGTACCAGAGGCTGATGGGTGAACGTCTCGGCCGCGCCGGCGCCGCATTGGACATCCAGACCGGCGGCGGCGAAGTCCTCGCCGCTGCACCGTCACTCCCGCCGGTGATGGCAGCAACCGAATCCTGGCCACCGAACATCGCCAAGGCCACCGCCCTTCTGCGTCCCCGAGGTGTGGTGGTGGTCGCGGATCAGGACGAGCCGCCGCTACCGTTCGCCGATTCGGCTTTCGACCTGGTGACCAGCCGACACCCAGCGACGGTGTGGTGGACCGAAATCGCGCGGGTACTCGAACCGGGAGGAACGTACTTCGCTCAACATGTGGGTCACGCCAGCGTGTTCGAACTGGTCGAGTACTTTCTCGGTCCTCAGCCGCAGGCTCGTCGCGGACGGCACCACGAGGACGAAACTGCCGACGCGATTGCGGCCGGGCTCACCGTCGTCGACCTTCGTTTCGAGCGTCTGCGCATGGAATTCTTCGACATCGGCGCCGTTGTCTACTTCTTACGCAAGGTGATCTGGATGGTTCCGGGATTCACCGTCGCGCAGTATCGGGACCGGCTCCGCGAACTCGATCAGCAGATCCGTCGCGACGGATCTTTTGTCGCGCACTCGAGTCGATTCCTGATCGAGGCACGCAAGAGCTGA
- a CDS encoding aspartate/glutamate racemase family protein has protein sequence MRIKVINPNTTWAMTAKIEECARTVAGSGTFVEAVSPAMGPASIESHYDEALSVPGILTEIAAGEKNEVDGYVIACFGDPGLDAARELAKGPVVAVAEAAMNYASFLGRGFSIVTTLGRTRGRAADLVDRYGMQARCRGIHSCEIPVLELDRDPDARKVILEACFDALEQDDSDVLVLGCAGMADLCQDLSDELGVPVVDGVAAGVTMVQSLVTLGLSTSSRGEFARPLPKNYTGTLTPFSL, from the coding sequence ATGAGAATCAAGGTGATCAACCCCAACACCACGTGGGCGATGACCGCCAAGATCGAGGAATGTGCCCGGACCGTCGCAGGCTCGGGCACATTCGTCGAGGCTGTCAGCCCTGCCATGGGTCCCGCGTCGATCGAAAGCCACTACGACGAAGCTCTCAGCGTCCCCGGAATCCTGACCGAGATCGCCGCCGGAGAAAAGAACGAAGTCGACGGCTACGTCATCGCTTGCTTCGGTGACCCAGGTCTTGATGCAGCCCGAGAGTTGGCCAAGGGCCCCGTCGTAGCTGTTGCCGAAGCGGCCATGAACTACGCAAGTTTCCTGGGTCGCGGATTCAGCATCGTGACCACTCTCGGTCGAACCCGCGGCCGCGCAGCCGATCTGGTGGACCGGTACGGCATGCAGGCTCGGTGCCGGGGTATCCACTCCTGCGAGATTCCGGTTCTGGAACTCGATCGTGATCCCGACGCGCGAAAGGTGATCTTGGAAGCCTGTTTCGACGCATTGGAGCAAGACGACTCGGACGTCCTCGTGCTGGGTTGCGCCGGCATGGCGGACCTGTGCCAGGACTTGTCCGACGAACTGGGTGTCCCGGTAGTCGACGGCGTTGCCGCTGGGGTCACGATGGTTCAGTCGTTGGTCACCCTCGGGCTGTCGACCAGTTCGCGCGGCGAGTTCGCACGCCCACTTCCCAAGAACTACACCGGTACACTGACACCGTTCTCGCTGTGA
- a CDS encoding MCE family protein: MVMSKLAKWQLVALVVVALLGLIYVGAKYVRLDNLLGFGQYTVKTELATSGGIFTNAEVTYRGVPVGRVGDMSLTSDGIEVDLLIDSSAPQIPASARAVVANRSAIGEQYVDLQPDTDQGPFLEDGSVIAVGDTTTPIPIENVLTSANGLVHSVPVDALHTVAKELGAAFNGKGEDLQVLADSLSGISQSGLDTLPQTLGLIRDSQTVLTTQSDQSSAIKQFSTDLDALTAQLRTSDPDIRRVIDNGIPASEQVGSLVTEAGPALTTNLSNLSAVAAAAAPTLPSLQPFLLFLPALAGAAPTVAPGDGTVHLGLVLETNNPLSCTVGYEGTMAILDEMKRKDPNFDDTTQNFPLNTAANCQAPQGSETGVRSANRIAFADPNTSQPWDGKPKVDPDKLNLNPIATQLAPMLGATPK, encoded by the coding sequence ATGGTGATGTCGAAGCTCGCCAAATGGCAGCTGGTCGCTCTCGTCGTGGTTGCACTCCTGGGCTTGATCTATGTCGGAGCGAAATACGTACGGCTGGACAATCTTCTGGGATTCGGCCAATACACGGTCAAAACCGAACTGGCGACGTCCGGTGGCATCTTCACCAACGCCGAAGTGACCTATCGCGGTGTACCCGTCGGACGCGTCGGTGACATGTCGCTCACGTCCGACGGAATCGAAGTCGACCTGTTGATCGACAGCAGTGCTCCTCAGATTCCCGCATCCGCGCGGGCCGTGGTGGCCAATCGCTCAGCCATCGGCGAGCAGTACGTCGACCTTCAGCCCGATACCGACCAGGGCCCGTTCCTCGAAGACGGCTCGGTGATCGCCGTGGGCGACACAACCACGCCGATCCCGATCGAGAATGTCTTGACCAGCGCCAACGGTCTGGTGCACTCCGTTCCGGTCGACGCACTCCACACCGTCGCGAAAGAACTCGGCGCGGCATTCAACGGCAAGGGCGAAGATCTGCAGGTACTTGCCGACTCGCTGTCGGGGATCTCCCAGTCGGGCCTCGACACCCTTCCCCAGACCCTCGGACTGATCCGCGACAGCCAGACGGTGCTCACGACCCAGTCCGATCAATCGTCGGCGATCAAGCAGTTCAGCACCGACCTCGACGCACTGACGGCGCAATTGCGCACCAGCGACCCCGACATCCGACGCGTGATCGACAACGGCATACCGGCCAGCGAACAAGTCGGCTCTCTCGTCACCGAAGCCGGCCCCGCGCTCACGACCAACCTCTCCAACCTCTCCGCCGTTGCAGCGGCAGCCGCACCGACACTGCCCTCGCTGCAGCCCTTCCTGCTCTTCCTGCCTGCGCTCGCCGGGGCGGCGCCCACCGTTGCACCGGGAGACGGCACAGTACATCTGGGCTTGGTACTCGAGACCAACAACCCGCTCTCGTGCACCGTCGGTTACGAAGGGACCATGGCGATCCTCGACGAGATGAAGCGCAAGGACCCGAACTTCGACGACACGACGCAGAACTTCCCGTTGAACACTGCCGCCAACTGCCAGGCACCTCAGGGCAGCGAAACGGGGGTTCGTAGCGCCAACCGCATCGCGTTCGCCGACCCGAACACCTCGCAACCGTGGGACGGCAAGCCCAAGGTGGACCCGGACAAGCTCAACCTGAACCCGATTGCCACTCAACTCGCACCGATGCTCGGCGCCACCCCGAAGTAG